The genomic DNA GCCGTGGAAGCCGCCGATGTCCGTGGTCCACCAAGGGATTCCGGACAGGCCGATGTTGAGACCGGCTGCGATCTGAGCACGCAGGGACGCGAAGTCGGTTCCGATGTCACCGGACCATACGGCGGTGCCGTAGCGCTGGCTCCCCGCCCATGCGGAGCGGGAGAAGGACATGCCGTCGGTGTTGCCGGAGGCGGCCATGCCCTCGTGGAACAGGCGGGCGTTCTCGCGCGGATAGAGGTTGGCGACCTCCTGGCCGTGCCCTGCGTGGTAGCGGAGGTTGGCCGGGTGGCCGGGCTTCATCTCCGGCTCGCAGGCGTCCAGCCACCACAGGTTGATGCCCAGTCGCTGGTAGTTCTCCTGGACCTTGGACCACACGTAGGCGCGGGTCTCGGGGTTGGTGGGGTCGTAGAAGGAGACCATGACACGGTGGTCGGCTCCCTTGTCGATCCACGTGGCGTGGGCGGGGGTGCCGTACTCGTTGGCGGCGAACAGGCCGCGGTGCTCCAGCTCGTCGTAGTTCTCGCTGGAGCGGTTGACCGACGGCCAGATGGAGACCATGAGCTTGACGCCGAGCTCGTCGAGTTCCCGGACCATGGCGGCCGGGTCGGGCCACTCGGCGGGGTCGAACCTCCAGTCCCCCAGCCGGGTCCAGTGGAAGAAGTCGGCGACGATCACCGAGATCGGCAGGCCTCGGCGCTTGTACTCGCGGACGACCTCGAGGAGTTCCTCCTGAGTCCGGTAGCGCAGTTTGCACTGCCAGAAACCGGTGGCCCAGTCGGGGAATGCGGGGGCGTGGCCGGTGGCGTCCGCGTAGGAGCGGAGGATGTCGGCGGGCTGATCGCCCGCGGTGATCCAGTAGTCGATCTGGCGGGCGCTGTCTGCGACCCAGCGGGTGCCGGTCCGCACCATTTCGACACGGCCTACGGCGGGGCTGTTCCACAGCAGGCCGTAGCCTCGGTTGGACAGCACGAACGGGATGGTGATCTCCGTGTTGCGCTGCACCAGGTCGATGACGGTGCCCTTCTGGTCGAGCA from Streptomyces sp. NBC_01707 includes the following:
- a CDS encoding TIM-barrel domain-containing protein, translating into MNTFREHDGGLEWHSRHESLRIEPWGPDSVRVRAALGPLRDDIPGALLELPDTGAEVIVPDLTGLTVFKNGLGSPTDPVPPARLVNGRITAELTVDGLLRFVRTQDGTELLAERPAHFWWPGSRVHTPVGHGYHRLEQNFQAYEAERLYGLGQRQHGLLDQKGTVIDLVQRNTEITIPFVLSNRGYGLLWNSPAVGRVEMVRTGTRWVADSARQIDYWITAGDQPADILRSYADATGHAPAFPDWATGFWQCKLRYRTQEELLEVVREYKRRGLPISVIVADFFHWTRLGDWRFDPAEWPDPAAMVRELDELGVKLMVSIWPSVNRSSENYDELEHRGLFAANEYGTPAHATWIDKGADHRVMVSFYDPTNPETRAYVWSKVQENYQRLGINLWWLDACEPEMKPGHPANLRYHAGHGQEVANLYPRENARLFHEGMAASGNTDGMSFSRSAWAGSQRYGTAVWSGDIGTDFASLRAQIAAGLNIGLSGIPWWTTDIGGFHGGDPDDPAYREVLVRWFQFGALCPIFRLHGFRLPWLPLGGEMTGGPNEVWSYGEEAYEIMCSYLELRERLRPYIAEQMATAARDGLPPMRPLFLEFPDDETAWTVADQFLLGPDLLVAPVTAAGAVSREVYLPARARWRCAWTDTTYEGGAWHTLDAPLDRMPLLLRDDAQLPAAG